The proteins below come from a single Plantactinospora sp. KBS50 genomic window:
- a CDS encoding O-methyltransferase, whose product MSTRSVPVTDELHDYLVAHGSPPDEVASDLYAETRRILPADAEMQVAPEQAALLTLLTRLVGARNAVEVGTFTGTSALAIARGLPPDGRLICCDVSEEYTSIARRFWRRAGVEDRIDLRIAPAVQTLRALPTEPHLDLAFIDADKTGYPTYWAELVPRMRPGGLIGVDNVFRNGRVLSPVSEADRVVADFNAAVAADDRVEVVMLPLADGMTLARRR is encoded by the coding sequence ATGAGCACCCGATCCGTACCGGTCACCGACGAACTGCACGACTATCTCGTAGCGCACGGGTCGCCGCCGGACGAGGTGGCCAGCGACCTGTACGCGGAGACCCGCAGGATCCTGCCGGCGGACGCCGAGATGCAGGTGGCCCCGGAGCAGGCCGCGCTGCTCACCCTGCTGACCCGGCTGGTCGGCGCGCGCAACGCCGTCGAGGTCGGCACGTTCACCGGTACGTCCGCGCTGGCGATCGCCCGCGGCCTGCCGCCGGACGGCCGGCTGATCTGCTGCGACGTCTCCGAGGAGTACACCTCCATCGCCCGACGGTTCTGGCGGCGGGCCGGTGTCGAGGACCGGATCGACCTGCGGATCGCCCCGGCCGTGCAGACGCTGCGGGCGCTGCCCACCGAACCGCACCTGGACCTGGCCTTCATCGACGCGGACAAGACCGGCTATCCGACGTACTGGGCCGAACTCGTGCCGCGGATGCGACCCGGTGGCCTGATCGGCGTGGACAACGTGTTCCGCAACGGCCGGGTGCTGTCACCGGTCAGCGAAGCCGACCGGGTGGTCGCCGACTTCAACGCCGCGGTGGCCGCGGACGACCGGGTCGAGGTGGTCATGCTTCCGCTCGCCGACGGGATGACGCTGGCCCGCCGCCGCTGA
- a CDS encoding sugar MFS transporter, translating into MPRLVHDRTTWVSYGQLGVWGFFLYGFGPVVPLLRDEQGTTAAVAGLHSTAIAVGSLAGGFLFPPLARWLGRGRAAWLGLAGVALGVAGLCAFRPLPATLSAVVVAATFGMLLVSGVNATLAGRHGPAAPAAISEANAACAGMGVLAPIVVGLTVSAGRGWRPALAVEIGLIALLALGAVVFRTPARSAGAPQAGSAGPVPARSTPAGSAGALPPGPAGPVPAGPVPAGPVPAGPVPAGPVPAGPAGAVPAPADAVGPAGAVPARPGFGRLPPAYWTAWVLLSVTGSIEVCLSLWAALELRTSAGMSAGAASAALAAIVAGMFLGRVVGGRIALRVAPIPLLLAAFALSGAGFTIFWTAPAAVPAVVGLLVLGMGNSLHYPLAISIALAAAGDQADRAAGYSSYSVAVGFGIAPVVLGWVADGVGPHLAFLLLPLFIAAAVLLAVRLRRELFAPAPA; encoded by the coding sequence GTGCCCCGCCTCGTTCATGACCGGACAACCTGGGTGAGCTACGGCCAACTCGGCGTCTGGGGATTCTTCCTCTACGGGTTCGGTCCCGTCGTGCCGCTGCTGCGCGACGAGCAGGGCACGACCGCGGCCGTCGCCGGGCTGCACAGCACCGCCATCGCCGTCGGCTCACTCGCGGGCGGCTTCCTCTTCCCGCCGCTGGCCCGGTGGCTGGGCCGCGGCCGGGCCGCCTGGCTCGGGCTGGCCGGCGTGGCGCTCGGCGTCGCTGGGCTGTGCGCGTTCCGGCCGCTGCCCGCCACCCTGAGCGCGGTGGTCGTCGCCGCCACCTTCGGCATGCTCCTGGTCAGCGGCGTCAACGCCACCCTCGCCGGGCGGCACGGGCCGGCCGCCCCCGCGGCGATCAGCGAGGCCAATGCCGCCTGTGCCGGAATGGGTGTCCTGGCCCCGATCGTCGTCGGGCTCACCGTGAGCGCCGGCCGCGGCTGGCGGCCGGCACTCGCCGTCGAGATCGGCCTCATAGCGTTGCTCGCCCTCGGCGCGGTGGTCTTCCGGACACCGGCCCGATCCGCCGGTGCGCCGCAGGCTGGTTCCGCCGGCCCGGTACCCGCTCGTTCCACGCCGGCTGGGTCTGCTGGTGCCCTGCCGCCTGGCCCTGCTGGTCCCGTGCCGGCTGGTCCCGTGCCGGCTGGTCCCGTGCCGGCCGGTCCCGTGCCTGCTGGTCCCGTGCCGGCCGGTCCCGCCGGTGCCGTGCCGGCTCCCGCCGATGCCGTTGGCCCTGCTGGTGCCGTGCCGGCCCGGCCGGGATTCGGGCGGCTGCCCCCCGCCTACTGGACCGCCTGGGTGCTGCTGTCGGTCACCGGATCCATCGAGGTCTGCCTGTCGCTGTGGGCCGCGCTGGAACTGCGTACCTCGGCCGGCATGTCGGCGGGTGCCGCCTCGGCCGCGCTGGCCGCGATCGTCGCCGGCATGTTCCTCGGCCGGGTCGTCGGCGGCCGCATCGCGCTGCGGGTCGCCCCGATCCCGCTGCTGCTCGCCGCGTTTGCCCTCTCCGGCGCCGGGTTCACCATCTTCTGGACCGCGCCCGCGGCGGTACCCGCCGTGGTCGGCCTGCTCGTGCTGGGCATGGGCAACTCGCTGCACTACCCGTTGGCCATCTCGATCGCCCTGGCCGCCGCCGGTGACCAGGCGGACCGGGCGGCCGGCTACTCGTCGTACTCGGTGGCGGTGGGCTTCGGGATCGCCCCGGTGGTCCTCGGCTGGGTGGCCGACGGGGTCGGTCCGCATCTCGCGTTCCTGCTGCTGCCGCTCTTCATCGCCGCGGCCGTCCTGCTGGCGGTGCGGCTGCGCCGCGAACTGTTCGCCCCCGCCCCAGCCTGA
- a CDS encoding ABC transporter permease, translated as MKLARDTWLIFERQIMLLLRNPVWVFVGIFQPVMYLLLFAPLLKPALAPLGATTNAETYRIFVPGLLVLLAIFGGLFQGFGLIAELRAGVIERSRVTPVSRFALLLGRSLRDVVSLLFQAVLITVLALAFGLRVQIGDLLLAYLLLALIALMTSTLSYGVALRVKSEDALAPMMNTVAQPVLLLSGILLPLAFAPGWLRRIADWNPFSWAVDGARALFAGNIGDDSVWQGLTVIGVIALLAVVWAAREFARSVR; from the coding sequence ATGAAACTCGCCCGCGACACCTGGCTGATCTTCGAGCGGCAGATCATGCTGCTGCTGCGCAACCCCGTGTGGGTCTTCGTCGGCATCTTCCAACCGGTGATGTACCTGCTGCTCTTCGCCCCGCTGCTGAAACCGGCGCTCGCGCCGCTCGGCGCCACCACCAACGCCGAGACGTACCGGATCTTCGTGCCCGGACTGCTGGTCCTGCTGGCCATCTTCGGCGGCCTGTTCCAGGGCTTCGGCCTGATCGCCGAGCTGCGCGCCGGGGTGATCGAGCGGTCCCGGGTGACCCCGGTCAGCCGGTTCGCCCTGCTGCTCGGCCGTTCGCTGCGGGACGTGGTCTCGCTGCTGTTCCAGGCCGTGCTGATCACGGTGCTGGCACTCGCCTTCGGGCTGCGGGTGCAGATCGGCGACCTGCTGCTGGCGTACCTGCTGCTGGCGTTGATCGCGCTGATGACCTCCACCCTGTCCTACGGGGTGGCGCTGCGGGTGAAGAGCGAGGACGCGCTCGCGCCCATGATGAACACGGTGGCCCAGCCGGTACTGCTGCTCTCCGGCATCCTGCTGCCGCTGGCGTTCGCCCCCGGCTGGCTGCGCCGGATCGCCGACTGGAACCCGTTCTCCTGGGCCGTGGACGGCGCCCGGGCGCTGTTCGCCGGCAACATCGGCGACGACTCCGTGTGGCAGGGCCTCACCGTGATCGGCGTGATCGCCCTGCTCGCGGTGGTCTGGGCGGCCCGGGAGTTCGCCCGCAGCGTCCGTTGA
- a CDS encoding ATP-binding cassette domain-containing protein, which translates to MIETIGLRKSFRSRQGREKKSVDAVRGVDLRVDEGEIFGFLGPNGAGKTTTLRMLATLIEPDGGEATIAGANLRTEPAQVRRRIGYVAQGGSTWDESTAREELVLQARLYGLDRSRARQRAAEALAAFQLTEYADRKCKTYSGGQRRRVDIALGIIHEPRVVFLDEPTTGLDPQSRAHMWDEIRRLRSEGMTVFITTHYLDEADALCDRIAIMDNGEIVAEGTPAALKREISGDIVEVGIEGPVARAAEALDTQPYVTKLETPDDGGLKLYVDDGAVAIPQILRTLDGAGIALATIGLHRPSLDDVFLTKTGRSLRES; encoded by the coding sequence ATGATCGAGACGATCGGGCTGCGGAAGTCGTTCCGCTCCCGACAGGGCAGGGAGAAGAAGTCCGTCGACGCGGTCCGGGGCGTGGACCTTCGGGTCGACGAGGGGGAGATCTTCGGGTTCCTCGGGCCGAACGGCGCGGGCAAGACCACCACGCTGCGGATGCTGGCCACGCTCATCGAGCCGGACGGCGGCGAGGCGACCATCGCCGGTGCCAACCTGCGGACCGAGCCCGCGCAGGTGCGGCGCCGGATCGGGTACGTGGCGCAGGGCGGCAGCACCTGGGACGAGTCCACCGCCCGCGAGGAACTCGTGCTCCAGGCGCGGCTCTACGGGCTGGACCGGTCCCGGGCGCGGCAGCGGGCCGCCGAGGCGCTCGCCGCGTTCCAGCTCACCGAGTACGCCGACCGCAAGTGCAAGACCTACTCCGGCGGTCAGCGCCGCCGGGTCGACATCGCCCTCGGCATCATCCACGAACCCCGGGTGGTCTTCCTGGACGAGCCCACGACCGGGCTGGACCCGCAGAGCCGGGCGCACATGTGGGACGAGATCCGCCGGCTGCGCTCCGAGGGCATGACGGTCTTCATCACCACGCACTACCTGGACGAGGCCGACGCGCTCTGCGACCGGATTGCGATCATGGACAACGGCGAGATCGTCGCCGAGGGGACGCCCGCCGCACTCAAGCGCGAGATCTCCGGCGACATCGTCGAGGTCGGCATCGAGGGCCCGGTGGCCCGCGCCGCCGAGGCGCTGGACACCCAGCCGTACGTCACCAAGCTGGAAACCCCGGACGACGGCGGCCTGAAGCTGTACGTCGACGACGGCGCCGTGGCCATCCCGCAGATCCTGCGCACCCTCGACGGCGCGGGTATCGCCCTGGCCACCATCGGCCTGCACCGGCCCAGCCTGGACGACGTGTTCCTCACCAAGACCGGCCGCTCGCTGCGGGAAAGCTGA
- a CDS encoding PadR family transcriptional regulator: MSPTRMMILGLVSWMQPVHGYDVRRELLSWGADKWANVQPGSIYHALRKMTGEELLREVATEQVGSRPARTTYEITDKGRDAFEGMLRDLWWGLHQQPDPFMSAFSFLSALPREEAVAALRNRARLIAANVASVQAAAESSWIRSKPVNVAWMTELWVARGEVEAAWCERIADRIERGVSYLPVEMPPGEGWERWRAMVEPDAGGGAGGDGAGGGAGGAEEA, from the coding sequence GTGTCACCAACCCGAATGATGATCCTCGGCCTGGTCTCCTGGATGCAGCCGGTGCACGGCTACGACGTCCGGCGGGAGTTGCTGAGCTGGGGCGCCGACAAGTGGGCCAACGTCCAGCCGGGGTCGATCTACCACGCGCTGCGCAAGATGACCGGGGAGGAACTGCTCCGGGAGGTCGCCACCGAGCAGGTGGGATCCCGTCCGGCGCGGACCACGTACGAGATCACCGACAAGGGCCGGGACGCCTTCGAGGGGATGCTCCGGGACCTGTGGTGGGGGCTGCACCAGCAGCCGGACCCGTTCATGTCGGCGTTCTCCTTCCTGTCGGCGCTGCCCCGCGAGGAGGCCGTGGCCGCGTTGCGCAACCGGGCCCGGCTCATCGCGGCCAACGTGGCCTCGGTCCAGGCCGCCGCCGAGTCATCCTGGATCAGATCCAAGCCTGTGAATGTTGCCTGGATGACGGAGCTGTGGGTCGCCCGGGGTGAGGTCGAGGCCGCCTGGTGCGAGCGGATCGCGGACCGGATCGAGCGGGGAGTGTCGTACCTGCCTGTTGAGATGCCTCCGGGTGAGGGTTGGGAGCGGTGGCGCGCCATGGTCGAGCCCGACGCCGGCGGCGGCGCTGGTGGTGACGGTGCTGGCGGCGGTGCTGGCGGCGCGGAAGAAGCGTAA
- a CDS encoding biotin carboxylase N-terminal domain-containing protein — MRKVLIANRGEIAVRVIRACRDAGLASVAVYADSDRDALHATLADEAYALGGDSAADTYLRIDKLVEVAARAGADAVHPGYGFLSENADFAQAVLDAGLTWIGPTPQAIRDLGDKVTARHIAQRAGAPLVPGTSEPVGGPDEVLAFAVDHGLPVAIKAAFGGGGRGLKVARTMDEIPALFESATREAVAAFGRGECFVERYLDRPRHVEAQVLADRHGNVVVVGTRDCSLQRRHQKLVEEAPAPFLTDAQRTQIHASAKAICREAGYHGAGTVEYLVGADGTISFLEVNTRLQVEHPVTEETAGIDLVREQFRIADGEKLRLTADPAPRGHSIEFRINGEDPGRGFLPAPGTVTALRLPTGPGVRVDAGIRAGDVIGGNFDSLLAKVVITGETRAEAIERARRALDEMVVDGMATALPFHRLVVRDPAFTAEPFTVHTRWIETGFDNTVPPFDAAAAAAAPAAAERETVVVEVGGKRLEVTLPAGLGAGTAAPAPAARRPARRGGGSAAGTAAGGDALTSPMQGTIVKIAVADGDTVAEGDLVVVLEAMKMEQPLHAHKGGVVTGLAAEVGAVISAGATICTLV; from the coding sequence GTGCGCAAGGTACTCATCGCCAACCGGGGCGAGATCGCCGTACGGGTGATCCGCGCGTGCCGGGACGCCGGGCTGGCCAGCGTCGCCGTCTATGCCGACTCCGATCGGGACGCCCTGCACGCGACCCTGGCGGACGAGGCGTACGCGCTGGGCGGGGACTCCGCCGCCGACACGTACCTGCGGATCGACAAGCTGGTCGAGGTCGCGGCGCGGGCCGGCGCGGACGCCGTGCACCCCGGCTACGGCTTCCTCTCCGAGAACGCCGACTTCGCCCAGGCCGTCCTGGACGCCGGCCTGACCTGGATCGGACCCACCCCGCAGGCGATCCGCGACCTCGGGGACAAGGTGACCGCCCGGCACATCGCGCAGCGCGCCGGCGCCCCGCTCGTACCCGGCACCTCCGAGCCGGTGGGCGGACCCGACGAGGTGCTGGCGTTCGCGGTCGACCACGGCCTGCCGGTGGCCATCAAGGCGGCGTTCGGCGGCGGCGGGCGCGGCCTCAAGGTGGCCCGGACGATGGACGAGATCCCGGCGCTGTTCGAGTCCGCCACCCGGGAGGCGGTGGCCGCGTTCGGCCGCGGCGAATGCTTCGTCGAGCGCTACCTCGACCGGCCCCGGCACGTGGAGGCGCAGGTGCTGGCCGACCGGCACGGCAACGTGGTGGTGGTGGGCACCCGGGACTGCTCGCTGCAACGCCGGCACCAGAAGCTCGTGGAGGAGGCGCCCGCGCCGTTCCTCACCGACGCGCAGCGCACCCAGATCCACGCCAGCGCCAAGGCGATCTGCCGGGAGGCCGGCTACCACGGAGCGGGCACGGTCGAATACCTGGTGGGCGCCGACGGCACCATCTCGTTCCTGGAGGTCAACACCCGGCTCCAGGTCGAGCACCCGGTCACCGAGGAGACCGCCGGCATCGACCTGGTACGGGAACAGTTCCGGATCGCCGACGGGGAGAAGCTGCGGTTGACCGCGGACCCGGCGCCGCGCGGCCACTCCATCGAGTTCCGGATCAACGGCGAGGACCCGGGCCGCGGTTTCCTGCCCGCCCCCGGCACCGTCACCGCGCTGCGGCTGCCGACCGGGCCGGGCGTGCGGGTGGACGCCGGCATCCGCGCCGGCGACGTGATCGGCGGCAACTTCGACTCGCTGCTGGCCAAGGTGGTCATCACGGGCGAGACCCGCGCCGAGGCGATCGAGCGGGCGCGCCGGGCGCTGGACGAGATGGTCGTCGACGGGATGGCCACCGCGCTGCCCTTCCACCGGCTGGTGGTCCGGGACCCGGCGTTCACCGCCGAACCGTTCACCGTGCACACCCGGTGGATCGAGACCGGGTTCGACAACACGGTGCCGCCGTTCGACGCGGCCGCCGCGGCCGCCGCGCCGGCCGCCGCCGAGCGCGAGACCGTGGTGGTCGAGGTGGGGGGCAAGCGGCTGGAGGTCACCCTCCCGGCCGGCCTCGGCGCCGGTACGGCCGCGCCGGCGCCCGCGGCACGCCGGCCGGCCCGCCGCGGTGGTGGTTCCGCGGCCGGCACGGCGGCCGGCGGCGACGCCCTCACCTCACCCATGCAGGGCACCATCGTGAAGATCGCGGTCGCCGACGGGGACACCGTGGCCGAGGGGGACCTGGTGGTGGTGCTGGAGGCGATGAAGATGGAGCAGCCGCTGCACGCGCACAAGGGCGGCGTGGTGACCGGCCTGGCCGCCGAGGTTGGTGCGGTCATCTCGGCCGGCGCCACGATCTGCACGCTCGTGTGA
- a CDS encoding GuaB1 family IMP dehydrogenase-related protein: MRFLSGAAPAHDLTYSDVFMAPTRSDVGSRLDVDLSTADGTGTTIPLVVANMTAVAGRRMAETTARRGGLTVLPQDIPLEVVTGVIAWVKNRHLVHDTAITLGPADTVGDAIHLLPKRSHGAVVVVDAQERPLGVVTEADTEGEDRFTQLHHVMSTELHTVPAEADPRTGFDLLSAGRRRLAPVVDREGRLVGVLTRQGALRATLYRPALDAHRRLRVAAAIGINGDVAGKAAALFAAGVDTLVVDTAHGHQERMLAALRAVRKLDPPVPVAAGNVVTAAGVRDLVEAGADIVKVGVGPGAMCTTRMMTGVGRPQFSAVLECAAQAGRLGRHVWADGGVRHPRDVALALAAGAANVMIGSWFAGTYESPGDLYVDPDGRRYKESFGMASARAVSARTGEDSPFDRARKAVFEEGISSARMHLDPVRPGVEDLIDEIVAGVRSACTYAGASSLPEFRERALIGVQSAAGYTEGMPIPTSW, translated from the coding sequence GTGCGTTTTCTTTCCGGCGCGGCACCCGCGCACGACCTGACCTACAGCGACGTCTTCATGGCGCCGACCCGTTCCGACGTCGGCTCCCGGCTGGACGTCGACCTGTCCACCGCCGACGGGACCGGCACCACGATCCCGCTCGTGGTGGCGAACATGACGGCGGTGGCCGGGCGGCGGATGGCCGAGACGACGGCCCGGCGCGGCGGGCTCACCGTGCTGCCCCAGGACATCCCTCTGGAGGTGGTCACCGGGGTGATCGCCTGGGTGAAGAACCGGCACCTGGTGCACGACACCGCCATCACGCTGGGTCCGGCCGACACCGTGGGCGACGCCATCCACCTGCTGCCCAAGCGGTCGCACGGCGCGGTCGTGGTGGTGGACGCGCAGGAGCGGCCGCTCGGCGTGGTCACCGAGGCGGACACCGAGGGCGAGGACCGGTTCACCCAGCTGCACCACGTGATGTCGACCGAGCTGCACACCGTACCGGCGGAGGCCGATCCGCGTACCGGCTTCGACCTGCTGTCGGCGGGCCGGCGCCGGTTGGCCCCGGTGGTGGACCGCGAGGGGCGCCTGGTCGGGGTGCTGACCCGGCAGGGCGCGCTGCGCGCCACCCTCTACCGGCCGGCCCTGGACGCCCACCGGCGGCTGCGGGTGGCCGCGGCGATCGGCATCAACGGCGATGTCGCGGGCAAGGCGGCGGCGCTGTTCGCCGCCGGGGTCGACACCCTGGTGGTGGACACCGCGCACGGCCACCAGGAGCGGATGCTGGCGGCGCTGCGGGCGGTCCGCAAGCTCGACCCGCCGGTCCCGGTCGCGGCCGGCAACGTGGTCACCGCGGCGGGGGTGCGGGACCTGGTCGAGGCGGGTGCCGACATCGTCAAGGTCGGCGTCGGCCCGGGTGCCATGTGTACGACCCGGATGATGACCGGGGTGGGCCGGCCGCAGTTCTCCGCGGTGCTGGAGTGCGCGGCGCAAGCGGGCCGGCTGGGCCGGCACGTCTGGGCCGACGGCGGGGTGCGGCACCCCCGGGACGTGGCGCTCGCGCTGGCCGCCGGCGCCGCCAACGTGATGATCGGCTCCTGGTTCGCCGGCACCTACGAGTCCCCCGGCGACCTGTACGTCGACCCGGACGGCCGGCGGTACAAGGAGAGCTTCGGGATGGCCTCGGCCCGGGCGGTGAGCGCCCGCACCGGCGAGGACAGCCCGTTCGACCGGGCCCGCAAGGCGGTCTTCGAGGAGGGCATCTCCTCGGCCCGGATGCACCTGGACCCGGTTCGCCCGGGTGTGGAGGACCTGATCGACGAGATCGTCGCGGGCGTCCGCAGCGCGTGCACCTACGCGGGCGCGAGCAGCCTGCCGGAGTTCCGGGAGCGGGCCCTGATCGGGGTGCAGAGCGCGGCCGGATACACCGAGGGGATGCCGATCCCGACGAGCTGGTGA
- a CDS encoding MarR family winged helix-turn-helix transcriptional regulator, translated as MDPVRLDDIPLGRLVHVAGRLVGQRWSAHLAERHGLTPAGMQVLFALARHGEAGHREIAERCFVRPATLTGIVDTLERGGLVTRRRDPADRRTVRLALTESGDRQVRELFEMVHRRDPLTSVDADPANAAVIRRFLLELIATMSDGEDNGLSQADHQRAPGGGRC; from the coding sequence GTGGATCCGGTACGCCTCGACGACATCCCGCTGGGCCGGCTGGTGCACGTGGCCGGCCGGCTCGTGGGGCAGCGCTGGAGCGCCCACCTCGCCGAGCGGCACGGGCTGACCCCGGCCGGGATGCAGGTGCTGTTCGCGCTGGCCCGGCACGGAGAGGCCGGCCACCGTGAGATCGCCGAGCGCTGCTTCGTCCGGCCGGCGACGCTCACCGGGATCGTGGACACCCTGGAGCGGGGTGGTCTCGTCACCCGCCGCCGGGATCCGGCCGACCGGCGGACCGTGCGGCTGGCGCTCACCGAGAGCGGCGACCGGCAGGTCCGGGAGCTGTTCGAGATGGTCCATCGCCGGGATCCACTGACGTCCGTCGACGCCGACCCGGCGAACGCGGCGGTGATCCGCCGGTTCCTGCTCGAACTCATCGCAACCATGTCTGACGGGGAGGACAACGGGTTGAGCCAGGCAGACCACCAACGGGCCCCGGGAGGCGGCCGATGCTGA
- a CDS encoding ABC transporter ATP-binding protein, which translates to MLIRILREHLRPYTAALTGVVLLQLVGTMASLYLPRLNADIIDRGVARGDTGYILTTGGWMLLVSSLQIACSITAVYLGARTAMGFGRDVRAALFDRVGTFSAREVAQFGAPSLITRNTNDVQQVQMLVLMSCTMMVVAPIMCVGGVVMALREDVGLSWLMLVSVPVLVVAIGLIIRRMVPQFRLMQTRIDTINRVLREQISGIRVVRAFVREPYETRRFAVANEDLTQTALRTGRLMAMIFPVVMLVLNLSSVAVLWVGASRVDAGKIQIGALTAFLTYLMMILMSVMMATFMFMMVPRATVCADRIAEVLDVESSVRPPARPVTEVSTHGELELRDVSFQYPGAAAPVLRNVSFRATAGRTTAIIGSTGAGKTTLVSLVPRLFDATGGTVLVDGVDVQDLDPDLLWSRIGLVPQRPYLFSGTVASNLRYGRPDATDEQLWTALEIAQARDFVTEMPGGLEAPIAQGGTNVSGGQRQRIAIARALVRDPEIYLFDDSFSALDLGTDARLRAALRPITRDAAVVIVAQRVSTIINADQIVVLDDGAVVGLGRHDELLENCPTYAEIVASQQTTAALA; encoded by the coding sequence ATGCTGATCCGGATACTGCGGGAGCACCTGCGTCCCTACACGGCCGCGCTCACCGGGGTCGTGCTGCTGCAACTGGTCGGGACGATGGCCTCGCTCTACCTGCCGAGGCTGAACGCCGACATCATCGACCGCGGCGTCGCCCGCGGCGACACCGGCTACATCCTGACCACCGGTGGCTGGATGCTGCTGGTCAGCAGTCTCCAGATCGCCTGCTCGATCACCGCGGTGTACCTCGGCGCGCGTACCGCCATGGGTTTCGGCCGGGACGTCCGGGCGGCGCTGTTCGACCGGGTCGGCACGTTCTCGGCCCGCGAGGTCGCCCAGTTCGGCGCCCCCTCGCTGATCACCCGCAACACCAACGACGTGCAGCAGGTCCAGATGCTGGTGCTGATGAGCTGCACGATGATGGTCGTCGCTCCGATCATGTGCGTCGGCGGCGTCGTCATGGCGCTCCGCGAGGACGTCGGGCTGTCCTGGCTGATGCTGGTCAGCGTTCCGGTGCTGGTCGTGGCCATCGGGCTGATCATCCGGCGGATGGTGCCGCAGTTCCGGCTCATGCAGACCCGGATCGACACGATCAACCGGGTGCTCCGCGAGCAGATCAGCGGCATCCGGGTGGTCCGCGCCTTCGTCCGGGAGCCGTACGAGACGCGGCGGTTCGCCGTGGCGAACGAGGACCTGACCCAGACCGCGCTGCGCACCGGCCGGTTGATGGCGATGATCTTCCCGGTCGTGATGCTGGTGCTCAACCTCTCCAGCGTGGCCGTGCTCTGGGTGGGCGCCTCCCGGGTGGACGCCGGAAAGATCCAGATCGGCGCCCTTACCGCGTTCCTGACCTACCTGATGATGATCCTGATGTCGGTCATGATGGCCACCTTCATGTTCATGATGGTGCCGCGGGCCACCGTCTGCGCCGACCGGATCGCCGAGGTGCTGGACGTCGAGTCCTCGGTACGCCCCCCGGCGCGACCGGTGACCGAGGTCTCCACCCACGGCGAACTGGAGCTGCGGGACGTGAGCTTCCAGTACCCGGGCGCCGCCGCCCCGGTGCTGCGCAACGTCTCGTTCCGCGCCACCGCCGGCCGCACGACGGCCATCATCGGCAGCACCGGTGCCGGCAAGACCACCCTGGTCTCCCTGGTGCCGCGCCTGTTCGACGCCACCGGCGGGACGGTCCTGGTCGACGGGGTCGACGTCCAGGACCTCGACCCCGACCTGCTGTGGAGCCGGATCGGGCTGGTGCCGCAGCGGCCGTACCTGTTCTCCGGGACGGTGGCCAGCAACCTGCGCTACGGCCGACCCGACGCGACCGACGAGCAGTTGTGGACGGCGCTGGAGATCGCCCAGGCCCGCGACTTCGTGACCGAGATGCCGGGCGGCCTGGAGGCACCGATCGCGCAGGGCGGCACGAACGTCTCCGGCGGCCAGCGGCAGCGCATCGCGATCGCCCGCGCCCTCGTCCGCGACCCGGAGATCTACCTGTTCGACGACTCGTTCTCGGCCCTCGACCTGGGCACCGACGCCCGGTTACGCGCCGCGCTGCGCCCGATCACCCGGGACGCCGCGGTGGTGATCGTTGCCCAGCGGGTCAGCACGATCATCAACGCCGATCAGATCGTGGTGCTGGACGACGGCGCCGTCGTGGGCCTCGGCCGGCACGACGAGCTGCTGGAGAACTGCCCGACGTACGCGGAGATCGTCGCCTCACAGCAGACCACGGCGGCGCTGGCGTGA